A genomic region of Pelodiscus sinensis isolate JC-2024 chromosome 1, ASM4963464v1, whole genome shotgun sequence contains the following coding sequences:
- the LOC142819287 gene encoding olfactory receptor 52E4-like yields MSDSNTTYFTNPSTFILLGIPGLETAHVWISIPFCTMYAIAILGNVTILFIVKTEPSLHEPMYYFLCMLAVTDLVLSTCTLPKMLSIFWFNSREIDFGACVTQLYFVHCFTATESGIFVAMALDRFVAICDPLRHSTILTNRVVAKISLAVVLRGCILTLPYPFLARHWPYCRTNIIPHTHCEHLLVVKLSCADIRVSSYYGLFVLISGMGLDMFLIALSYIQILRAIFRLPTKETRLKTFGTCSSHLCVILAFYIPPLLVSLMSRFLPMLPLHFQSLIANVYLLVPPMLNPIIYGMRTKQIRVRLLRLVPLS; encoded by the coding sequence ATGTCCGACTCCAACACAACCTACTTCAcgaacccctccaccttcatcctgctgggcattcctggcctggagacagcccatgtctggatctccatccccttctgcaccatgtacgCCATTGCCATCTTGGGGAAcgtcaccatcctgttcattgtgaagacagagccgagcctccatgagcccatgtactatttcctctgcatgctggccgtcaccgACCTGGTCCTCTCTACCTGCACACTGCCCAAAATGTTGAGCAttttctggttcaattccagggagatcgatttcggCGCCTGCGTCACCCAGCTGTATTTTGTTCACTGCTTCACAGCAACtgagtctgggatcttcgtggccatggctttggatcgcttcgtggccatctgtgatcccttgagacattccaccatcctgacaaaccgGGTGGTGGCCAAAATCAGCCTGGCTGTGGTGCTGCGTGGCTGCATTCTCACgctgccctatcccttcctggccaggcactggccatattgcagaactaACATCATCCCCCACACGCACTGCGAGCACTTGCTTGTGGTGAAGTTGTCCTGCGCCGACATCCGTGTGAGTAgctactacggcctctttgtgctGATCTCTGGGATGGGTCTTGATATGTTTCTAATTGCTCTGTCCTAcatccagatcctcagggccatcttcaggcTTCCCACTAAGGAAACCCGGCTCAAAACTTTTGGGActtgcagctcccacctctgcgTCATCTTAGCCTTCTACATCCCACCTCTCTTGGTCTCCCTCATGTCCCGATTTCTCCCCATGTTGCCCCTTCATTTCCAAAGTCTCATTGCTAATGTGTACCTCCTAGtgccccccatgctaaaccccatcatctacgggatgaggaccaaacagatccgagTCAGGCTGCTCCGGCTGGTTCCTCTTTCCTGA